Proteins from a genomic interval of Burkholderia cepacia GG4:
- a CDS encoding nuclear transport factor 2 family protein codes for MLTRQCRRSMPPATVSGRGRDQRAAGRRHPLNRPYRPGAVMNCRDIAQAFFDRYRQHDIEGMLALFAPDATIDYVPIAATGAAAVQGAAIWTALTDAFPDLSNEIDAIHADGAGRHATVEVTIRGTQAQDFLGIRHRGKSFSLRHAFVFEFDADARITRLTAYWDNVKLFEDLGKTTLG; via the coding sequence ATGCTGACTCGGCAGTGCCGCCGCTCGATGCCACCCGCCACCGTGTCCGGCCGCGGACGCGACCAGCGGGCAGCCGGTCGCCGACACCCGTTGAACCGCCCTTACCGCCCAGGAGCCGTCATGAATTGCCGAGACATCGCGCAAGCATTTTTCGATCGCTATCGACAGCACGACATCGAAGGCATGCTCGCCCTCTTTGCGCCGGACGCCACCATCGACTACGTGCCGATCGCCGCAACCGGCGCCGCCGCCGTCCAAGGCGCGGCGATCTGGACCGCGCTTACCGACGCTTTTCCGGATTTGTCCAATGAGATCGACGCGATCCATGCGGACGGTGCCGGACGTCACGCGACTGTCGAGGTCACGATTCGCGGGACGCAGGCACAGGATTTCCTCGGCATCCGGCATCGCGGCAAGTCGTTTTCGCTCCGGCACGCATTTGTGTTCGAGTTCGATGCCGACGCACGCATCACGCGGCTCACTGCCTATTGGGACAACGTCAAACTCTTCGAAGACCTCGGCAAGACGACGCTCGGATAA
- a CDS encoding LysR family transcriptional regulator, translating into MDMLENMRTFVRVVQAGSFTAVAKQTDVAIAQVSRAVSSLEEYAQTRLLNRTTRRIALTDNGRRYFERLVSILGDVDQANAEARNALVRPYGRLRVHTMPGLGQSHVTGAVVAYQAAFPEVAVEITYSQRMPNLVEDGYDISVVTASSLPDSGYIAHTYGRCYSVLVASKAYLDQHGIPLNPAELASHTCLRLDTPADASDEWLLHGACGDVVSHAVLAAPFQANAPEALAIALRAGMGIGSLAIYSVIDDLRSGKLVRVLPDYRLTMLDVYAMYISRQFMDAKIRTFLDHLRMTLSPALEADENALNSIAA; encoded by the coding sequence ATGGATATGCTCGAAAACATGCGGACATTCGTGCGTGTCGTGCAGGCCGGCAGCTTTACGGCCGTGGCAAAACAGACCGACGTGGCGATTGCACAGGTGTCGCGAGCCGTATCCAGTCTCGAAGAGTATGCACAGACTCGCCTGTTGAATCGAACGACCCGGAGAATTGCGCTGACCGACAACGGACGGCGTTATTTTGAACGCCTGGTGTCGATCCTCGGCGATGTCGACCAGGCGAATGCCGAGGCCAGAAACGCGCTGGTTCGGCCGTACGGGCGGTTGCGCGTCCATACCATGCCCGGACTGGGGCAAAGCCACGTGACCGGGGCGGTCGTTGCATATCAGGCGGCCTTTCCCGAAGTCGCCGTCGAAATCACCTATTCGCAGCGGATGCCGAATCTGGTGGAAGACGGCTATGACATTTCAGTGGTGACGGCATCGAGTCTGCCGGATTCGGGCTATATCGCGCACACCTACGGAAGATGCTATAGCGTGCTGGTCGCATCGAAAGCGTATCTCGATCAGCATGGCATTCCGCTGAATCCGGCCGAACTCGCCAGCCATACGTGTCTGCGCCTCGATACGCCAGCCGATGCGAGCGATGAATGGTTGCTGCATGGCGCGTGCGGCGACGTGGTATCGCACGCGGTTCTCGCGGCGCCGTTTCAGGCCAATGCGCCGGAGGCGCTCGCGATTGCGTTGCGGGCCGGAATGGGGATCGGGTCGCTGGCCATCTATTCGGTGATCGATGATCTGCGCAGCGGGAAACTCGTCAGGGTGTTGCCGGACTATCGCCTGACGATGCTCGATGTGTATGCGATGTACATCTCCAGGCAATTCATGGACGCGAAGATCCGAACCTTTCTCGACCATCTGCGCATGACGCTTTCGCCCGCACTGGAAGCCGACGAAAATGCACTGAATTCGATTGCCGCATAA
- a CDS encoding LuxR C-terminal-related transcriptional regulator: MPADADGIEVLVRAKLMPASAREIVPRLARIGRLARALDRRVTLVCAPAGYGKTTLLAEWRKELMATDAKVAWVSLDPDDDNASIFSSYVVAAVVEATGGIGSHARQLLRDRALIPLKIVFDELLNELETSGVELFLMLDDFDRLASPVIHDAMFELLRYAPSNLHVVLACRSTPALPLSYFESRDELVRLDADDLCFDETETRSFFDRVAGKQLNAESIERLRAATEGWVSGLQLAALALRDDSNAAHVAEQVSRARAGIATYLNENVMSRVPEAVHHFLLCTAVLEQLTPSLCNALTSRDDAADCLEWLSTHNLFIKSVDGGRQNYRYHALFSQYLREELALHKPGAIAALHRRASEWYARKRQWPDAVRHALAAGDFDTAAGWVETCAMRLIAASDVRTVLDWVSRLPETALAGRLRLRIAHTWALALSMSILDARRSLASIEADVKARRLDLGGVMATELLAVRSLIAGLSDQSAESLDLGARVLAAGPTPGSWIEQIGQTTMIFGLGYAGRLDDVLTLRARAESSMSGDEPLYANVYRQNMSGLAEFVSGRLHDASKTFEVALRFAEQSAGRLSAATALSAGYLSAIYYEWNDWAKVRDAQRDRFEVAMQACSLGPLLRFIQAAALIEFQSGREARAHEILDAAEQIACSRQWLRLRVACMATSIRLCVSVGKLSQAHRLGKALAALVPAASPAVASSYVETWQMAQSARARLLLADGHAVEAGQVIAIVHEALVALGFGWFAAQAATLRAVALEQAGQEDAALAVLGQALEYGQVNGLVRTFVDEGPTVERMIARALKHVGRLPAVNAWYLRELAGAFDVKRTSTATPGTRPGTPGNLSAREAEILDYVAQGLSNKEIARALRVAPETIKWHLKNIFEKLNVTSRIQAVRTGLAREPSRSGHDDE, encoded by the coding sequence ATGCCTGCGGACGCCGACGGGATCGAGGTACTGGTGCGTGCCAAGCTGATGCCGGCGTCGGCGCGCGAGATCGTGCCGCGCCTGGCCAGGATCGGCCGGCTCGCCCGTGCGCTGGACCGCCGGGTCACGCTCGTGTGCGCACCGGCCGGCTACGGCAAGACGACGCTGCTTGCGGAGTGGCGCAAGGAACTCATGGCGACGGATGCCAAGGTCGCGTGGGTGAGCCTCGACCCGGACGACGACAACGCGTCGATCTTTTCTTCATATGTTGTCGCGGCCGTCGTCGAGGCGACGGGCGGTATTGGCAGCCATGCCCGGCAATTGCTGCGCGACCGTGCGCTGATTCCGCTGAAGATCGTCTTCGACGAGTTGCTCAACGAACTCGAAACCTCGGGCGTCGAATTATTCCTGATGCTCGACGATTTCGATCGTCTCGCTTCGCCGGTCATTCACGACGCGATGTTCGAGCTGCTGCGCTACGCGCCGTCGAACCTGCACGTCGTCCTGGCATGCCGATCCACACCGGCACTGCCGCTCAGCTATTTCGAGTCGCGTGACGAACTGGTGCGGCTGGACGCGGATGATCTCTGTTTCGACGAGACGGAAACGCGATCGTTCTTCGACCGGGTCGCGGGCAAGCAACTCAATGCCGAGAGCATCGAGCGCCTGCGTGCCGCGACCGAGGGCTGGGTGTCGGGTTTGCAACTGGCCGCGCTTGCGCTGCGCGACGACAGCAACGCGGCGCATGTGGCCGAGCAGGTGAGCCGTGCGCGGGCCGGGATCGCCACCTATCTCAACGAAAATGTGATGTCGCGCGTGCCGGAAGCCGTTCACCACTTCCTGCTGTGCACGGCGGTGCTGGAGCAGCTGACCCCCTCGTTGTGCAACGCACTGACGAGTCGCGACGATGCGGCCGACTGCCTCGAATGGTTGAGCACCCACAATCTGTTCATCAAGTCGGTCGACGGCGGGCGTCAGAACTATCGCTACCACGCGCTGTTTTCGCAGTATCTGCGCGAGGAACTGGCGTTGCACAAGCCTGGTGCGATCGCCGCGCTGCATCGCCGCGCGAGCGAATGGTATGCGCGCAAGCGCCAGTGGCCGGATGCCGTCCGGCATGCGCTCGCCGCGGGCGATTTCGACACGGCTGCCGGCTGGGTCGAGACCTGCGCGATGCGGCTCATTGCGGCCAGTGACGTGCGGACCGTGCTCGACTGGGTTTCCCGCCTTCCGGAGACGGCGCTGGCGGGACGCTTGCGGTTGCGGATCGCGCATACCTGGGCGCTCGCATTGTCGATGAGCATCCTCGACGCACGTCGCTCGCTGGCATCGATCGAAGCCGACGTGAAAGCGCGCCGTCTCGATCTGGGCGGCGTCATGGCAACCGAATTGCTCGCGGTGCGCTCGCTGATAGCGGGCCTGTCGGACCAGAGTGCCGAATCGCTGGACCTGGGCGCGCGCGTGCTGGCCGCGGGCCCGACGCCGGGCTCGTGGATCGAGCAGATCGGGCAAACCACGATGATCTTCGGTCTCGGTTACGCGGGGCGCCTCGATGACGTACTGACGCTCAGGGCCCGCGCCGAAAGTTCGATGTCCGGAGATGAGCCGCTGTATGCGAACGTCTACCGGCAAAACATGTCCGGTCTTGCGGAATTCGTGTCCGGCCGCCTGCACGACGCATCGAAGACGTTCGAGGTTGCGCTGCGGTTCGCCGAGCAATCCGCCGGGCGGCTGTCGGCGGCAACCGCGTTGTCGGCCGGCTATCTGTCGGCCATCTATTACGAATGGAACGACTGGGCGAAGGTCCGCGACGCGCAGCGCGACCGCTTCGAGGTCGCGATGCAGGCATGCTCGCTCGGGCCTTTGCTGCGTTTCATCCAGGCTGCCGCACTGATCGAGTTTCAGTCAGGCCGCGAAGCGCGCGCGCACGAGATCCTCGATGCCGCCGAACAGATCGCCTGCAGCCGGCAATGGCTGCGACTGCGGGTGGCGTGCATGGCGACCAGCATCCGGCTGTGTGTGAGCGTCGGCAAGCTGTCGCAGGCGCACCGTCTCGGCAAGGCACTCGCGGCGCTGGTGCCGGCAGCGTCGCCGGCGGTCGCATCGAGTTACGTCGAGACGTGGCAGATGGCGCAATCCGCGCGAGCGCGACTGTTGCTGGCGGACGGGCATGCGGTCGAGGCCGGGCAGGTGATCGCCATCGTGCATGAAGCGCTGGTCGCGCTCGGCTTCGGCTGGTTCGCGGCGCAGGCCGCCACGTTGCGGGCGGTAGCGCTTGAGCAGGCTGGCCAGGAGGACGCCGCGCTCGCGGTGCTCGGGCAAGCGCTCGAATACGGTCAGGTCAACGGCCTGGTGCGCACCTTCGTCGATGAAGGCCCGACCGTGGAACGCATGATCGCGCGCGCGTTGAAACACGTCGGCCGCCTGCCGGCCGTCAACGCGTGGTACTTGCGGGAGCTGGCAGGCGCGTTCGACGTCAAGCGGACCTCGACTGCGACGCCGGGCACGCGGCCCGGCACGCCGGGCAACCTGAGCGCGCGGGAGGCCGAGATCCTCGACTATGTCGCGCAAGGATTGTCGAACAAGGAAATCGCGCGTGCGCTGCGCGTTGCGCCGGAAACGATCAAGTGGCATCTGAAGAATATCTTCGAGAAGCTCAACGTCACGTCGCGCATCCAGGCCGTACGCACCGGGTTGGCGCGCGAGCCGTCGCGCTCGGGGCATGACGACGAATGA
- a CDS encoding BON domain-containing protein — MKSRLMIVVAGIVALSSVTCYAQSATPDTPAAKPAAASPRAAKKAERQENRAFAKKVRQAIVKAPGIGNAQVTVFAKAKTGEVTLAGLITDQSQDKAAVDAARQVPGVTSVTSKLELRLEGGQ, encoded by the coding sequence ATGAAATCACGTCTTATGATCGTTGTTGCCGGCATCGTCGCATTGTCGTCCGTCACGTGCTACGCGCAATCCGCAACCCCCGACACGCCAGCGGCCAAGCCGGCGGCGGCGTCGCCTCGCGCGGCCAAGAAGGCCGAGCGCCAGGAAAACCGCGCGTTTGCCAAGAAGGTCCGTCAGGCGATCGTGAAGGCGCCCGGTATCGGCAATGCCCAGGTCACCGTGTTTGCCAAGGCGAAGACCGGTGAAGTCACGCTGGCCGGATTGATTACCGACCAGTCGCAGGACAAGGCGGCAGTGGACGCGGCTCGCCAGGTGCCCGGCGTCACGTCGGTGACGAGCAAGCTCGAATTGCGCCTGGAAGGCGGGCAGTGA